From the Synechococcus sp. HK01-R genome, one window contains:
- a CDS encoding undecaprenyl-diphosphate phosphatase: MTDVATAPGLLEACWRDFVLGVVQGLTEFLPISSTAHLKVVPVLAGWGDPGVSVAAVIQLGSIVAVIAYFRQDLQSVLKGISVAVSRGQWREPEARLGIAMAVGTVPILIAGLAIKLFWPGYESSPLRSVPAIAVVSIVMALLLALAERIGPRIKQLVQVEGRDGLVVGLAQVLALIPGVSRSGSTLTASLLDGWQRQDAARFSFLLGIPAITIAGLVELKGAFTEPSGGGVLPLLVGIVSAAVVSWLAIDWLLKFLQRHSTWIFVIYRLLFGVLLLVWWAGSGSN; this comes from the coding sequence ATGACCGACGTCGCCACCGCCCCCGGGTTGCTCGAAGCCTGCTGGCGGGATTTTGTGCTTGGTGTAGTGCAAGGGCTGACGGAATTTCTGCCAATCAGCAGCACTGCTCACCTCAAGGTTGTTCCCGTCCTGGCTGGTTGGGGTGACCCCGGCGTCTCGGTGGCAGCCGTCATTCAGCTTGGAAGCATCGTGGCGGTGATTGCTTATTTCCGTCAGGACCTTCAGAGCGTGCTGAAGGGCATCTCAGTCGCTGTTTCCCGTGGCCAGTGGCGTGAACCCGAGGCTCGTCTCGGTATCGCCATGGCGGTGGGAACGGTCCCGATCCTGATCGCAGGTCTGGCAATCAAGCTGTTCTGGCCTGGTTATGAGTCATCGCCCCTGCGCAGCGTGCCTGCCATTGCCGTGGTCTCGATTGTGATGGCCTTGCTGCTGGCCCTCGCCGAGAGGATTGGTCCCCGGATCAAGCAGCTTGTTCAGGTGGAGGGGCGTGACGGGTTGGTGGTTGGCCTTGCCCAGGTGCTGGCGTTGATTCCCGGCGTTTCGCGTTCGGGCAGCACGTTGACAGCCTCTCTTCTCGATGGCTGGCAACGGCAGGATGCGGCCCGCTTCTCCTTCCTGCTGGGAATTCCGGCGATCACGATCGCTGGACTGGTGGAACTCAAGGGTGCCTTCACCGAGCCGAGCGGCGGGGGTGTGCTGCCTTTGCTGGTGGGCATCGTGTCGGCCGCCGTGGTGTCTTGGCTGGCCATTGATTGGCTGCTTAAGTTCCTCCAAAGGCACAGCACCTGGATCTTCGTGATCTATCGCTTGCTCTTCGGGGTGCTGCTCCTGGTCTGGTGGGCCGGCTCAGGATCAAACTGA
- a CDS encoding DUF3120 domain-containing protein translates to MSSGLIKAAALDPPRLNGAELLLPIPKAGEEVIISRGAAALVVLPVFLQAPWVRLHPFSAGLFSFLLLGVGILLGMRVEPAKARWGALLVGFSGSWLAGTLFWGWLRAHPLLHLPIEALALPLALTGLQGRWRLGCSFYLASLVGTTLTDLAMALTGVMRLWPAVVEAPIEEAQPLLKQAALTLSRPSSLAILLAFTGLILLIARTLRRRGRLCPSGDASWGVASAVLITTLMIDGLFLLTALIQPRFSGLI, encoded by the coding sequence TTGTCCAGCGGCCTGATCAAAGCGGCTGCCCTGGACCCTCCAAGGCTCAATGGCGCCGAGCTGCTGCTGCCGATTCCGAAGGCTGGGGAGGAGGTCATCATTTCCCGTGGAGCAGCGGCACTTGTCGTGCTGCCCGTTTTTCTTCAGGCCCCCTGGGTGCGCCTCCATCCTTTCAGTGCCGGCCTGTTCAGCTTCCTGCTCCTGGGTGTCGGGATCCTGCTGGGAATGAGAGTTGAGCCAGCGAAAGCCCGCTGGGGTGCTCTGTTGGTTGGCTTCAGTGGAAGCTGGCTCGCGGGAACTCTCTTCTGGGGCTGGCTGCGGGCCCATCCGCTCCTGCATCTCCCCATCGAAGCCCTTGCCCTTCCCCTTGCGCTCACAGGTCTGCAAGGGCGCTGGCGCCTGGGTTGCAGTTTTTACTTAGCGTCTTTGGTTGGCACAACACTGACTGACTTGGCGATGGCGCTCACCGGCGTGATGCGCCTCTGGCCAGCAGTGGTTGAGGCACCGATCGAGGAAGCTCAGCCGCTTCTCAAGCAGGCTGCCCTGACCCTGAGCCGCCCAAGCTCGCTAGCCATCCTTCTCGCCTTCACGGGCCTGATCCTGCTTATCGCCAGAACCCTCCGCCGCCGTGGACGTCTCTGCCCATCAGGTGATGCCAGCTGGGGAGTGGCCTCTGCCGTTCTGATCACGACCCTGATGATCGACGGCCTGTTCCTTCTGACCGCCCTGATCCAACCGCGCTTCAGTGGACTGATCTGA
- the psbU gene encoding photosystem II complex extrinsic protein PsbU — MKRLVSWLTGVMLMAGLVLGLVMPPAVHADDLRNVADEKLAERGNKVDLNNSSVRRFQQFPGMYPTLAGKIVLGGPYESVDDVLNLDLSDRQKELFAKYRDNFVVTAPSIALNEGFDRINDGQYR; from the coding sequence ATGAAGCGGCTGGTCTCCTGGCTGACTGGTGTGATGCTGATGGCAGGCCTGGTGCTTGGCCTCGTCATGCCCCCAGCCGTGCACGCTGACGACCTTCGCAACGTCGCTGACGAGAAACTGGCCGAGCGAGGTAACAAGGTCGACCTCAACAATTCTTCTGTGCGCCGGTTCCAGCAATTCCCGGGGATGTATCCCACCCTCGCCGGCAAGATCGTGCTCGGCGGTCCTTATGAAAGTGTTGACGATGTGCTCAACCTCGACCTGAGTGATCGTCAGAAGGAACTGTTCGCCAAATATCGCGACAACTTTGTGGTGACGGCTCCCTCGATCGCCTTGAACGAAGGTTTCGACCGCATCAACGATGGTCAGTACCGCTGA
- the nadB gene encoding L-aspartate oxidase, with protein MTQHQPSSEPIPPGPWDVIVIGAGAAGLMTCLELPEGLRILLLNRNTSRRSSSRWAQGGIAAVTRPEDSASSHASDTLIAGAGLCDRNAVELLVNQAPACVERLQQLGMAFDRNSSGKLATTLEAAHSHHRVLHVQDQTGRALVDVLRERVEQRHDLLHRRGIRVTRLWVEHGRCCGVQVLDGPSLHWISARAVVLATGGGGHLYANTTNPPQACGEGVALAWQAGAAVEDLEFMQFHPTALRLPGAPCFLISEAVRGEGAVLRDDQGQSPVADLAGADLAPRDQVSRALVRSMRDRGTDHIDLDLSPIPRERAVQRFPTILERCRSFGLQPLERPIPVAPAAHYWMGGVATDLHASTNLPGLYAVGEVACTGLHGANRLASNSLMECLVFARQLRTIDLPNAPAKAIVHHPGTDLRAGAPLQSRSRMSAEKLMATIDIWRLRCWQVAGVDRDSRGMAHALNQVQVTLDQLEAEPSLELIRSQPVDALHRLNEESRRELNLLLDLQHRLRASALLLEACLFRKESRGGHFRHDAPWPMPQWECHSRQQRGQAIGTRPVVR; from the coding sequence ATGACACAGCACCAGCCATCGAGCGAACCGATTCCCCCAGGGCCATGGGATGTGATCGTGATCGGTGCAGGAGCTGCCGGTCTGATGACCTGCCTGGAGCTACCCGAAGGACTGCGCATCCTGCTACTCAATCGCAACACCAGCAGGCGCTCTTCTAGTCGATGGGCCCAGGGCGGTATTGCCGCCGTGACTCGACCGGAAGACAGTGCCAGCAGTCATGCCAGCGACACACTCATCGCCGGGGCAGGGCTCTGCGACAGGAATGCTGTTGAACTGCTGGTCAATCAGGCCCCCGCTTGCGTCGAAAGGCTTCAGCAACTGGGCATGGCCTTCGATCGCAACAGCAGCGGCAAGCTAGCCACCACCCTTGAGGCAGCCCACAGCCATCACCGGGTGCTGCACGTGCAAGACCAGACCGGAAGGGCGCTGGTCGATGTGCTGCGCGAACGCGTCGAACAACGTCATGACCTTCTGCATCGCCGGGGGATCCGTGTGACCCGACTCTGGGTGGAGCACGGTCGCTGCTGCGGAGTTCAGGTGCTCGATGGCCCAAGTCTGCACTGGATCTCAGCCCGGGCTGTGGTGCTCGCCACAGGGGGAGGAGGCCATCTCTATGCGAACACCACCAATCCCCCCCAGGCCTGCGGAGAAGGCGTCGCCCTCGCCTGGCAGGCGGGGGCTGCAGTGGAAGATCTGGAATTCATGCAGTTTCACCCCACGGCCCTGCGCCTTCCAGGCGCCCCCTGTTTCCTGATTTCAGAAGCGGTGCGTGGCGAAGGGGCTGTCCTGCGCGACGACCAAGGGCAAAGCCCCGTCGCAGATCTTGCTGGAGCTGATCTGGCACCGCGCGACCAGGTCAGCCGGGCGCTCGTGCGCTCCATGCGCGACCGGGGCACGGATCACATCGACCTGGACCTCTCACCGATCCCTCGAGAGCGCGCAGTCCAGCGCTTTCCCACCATCCTGGAACGCTGCCGCAGTTTTGGGCTTCAACCTCTGGAGCGGCCGATTCCCGTGGCCCCCGCAGCCCACTATTGGATGGGAGGAGTGGCCACTGATCTCCATGCCTCAACCAACCTTCCTGGTCTCTACGCGGTGGGGGAAGTGGCCTGCACAGGGCTGCATGGTGCCAACCGCCTAGCCAGCAATTCCCTAATGGAATGTCTGGTTTTTGCCCGACAGCTACGAACGATCGACCTTCCGAACGCTCCAGCCAAGGCAATCGTCCATCACCCAGGCACCGATCTCCGGGCAGGCGCACCCCTGCAGAGCCGCAGCCGGATGAGCGCCGAAAAGCTGATGGCAACCATCGACATCTGGCGACTGCGTTGCTGGCAGGTGGCGGGAGTGGACCGGGACAGCCGCGGAATGGCGCATGCTCTGAATCAGGTTCAAGTGACGCTGGACCAACTGGAAGCGGAGCCATCCCTGGAACTGATCAGATCACAGCCTGTGGATGCGCTGCACCGACTGAATGAGGAAAGCCGGCGGGAGCTGAACCTGCTGCTCGACCTTCAGCATCGACTGCGGGCCAGTGCCCTGCTTCTGGAGGCCTGTCTGTTCAGAAAGGAGAGTCGCGGAGGCCATTTCCGTCATGACGCTCCCTGGCCCATGCCCCAGTGGGAATGTCATTCCAGACAACAGCGGGGCCAGGCGATCGGGACCCGACCCGTTGTGCGCTGA
- a CDS encoding vitamin K epoxide reductase family protein, whose amino-acid sequence MSTTRLTSRRRQDSGSKWVRIAMAVLATVGVIDTGSITLKRWGILGDLSCPLGADGCDKVLNSAWGTLLQGDGFSIPLSFAGLIAYLAVLVMAIVPLLPGLAENKANLSRRTWWGLFVVSVGMAMFSLVLVGLMLFKIQAFCFFCVLSALISIALLILSVAGGGWEDPAPLLFRGVLLALAVLLGSLIWASVVDPNRPDAAVTGPGAPPSVTTSSNPAKIELAEHLTASGAVMYSAYWCPHCHEQKELFGQEAAAKLKVVECAPDGQNSQTKLCQQKGVEGFPTWEIDGKLDSGVKPLADLAKLSNYQGPSID is encoded by the coding sequence ATGTCGACCACCCGCCTCACCAGTCGTCGCCGCCAGGATTCCGGTTCGAAATGGGTCCGAATCGCCATGGCGGTTCTGGCCACGGTTGGGGTGATCGACACCGGCTCAATCACTCTCAAGCGCTGGGGAATCCTGGGGGATCTCAGCTGCCCGCTGGGGGCTGATGGCTGTGACAAGGTCCTGAACAGCGCCTGGGGCACCCTGCTTCAGGGGGATGGTTTCAGTATCCCGCTCTCCTTCGCCGGCCTGATTGCTTATTTGGCTGTGCTGGTGATGGCGATTGTGCCTCTGCTGCCTGGGTTAGCGGAGAACAAGGCGAATCTGTCTCGTCGCACCTGGTGGGGCTTGTTTGTCGTGTCCGTTGGCATGGCGATGTTCAGCCTTGTGCTGGTGGGCCTGATGCTGTTCAAGATCCAGGCCTTCTGCTTCTTCTGTGTTCTGTCGGCACTGATCTCGATCGCTTTGCTGATTCTTTCGGTCGCCGGCGGTGGCTGGGAGGATCCAGCGCCGCTTCTGTTTCGAGGGGTGTTGCTGGCTCTTGCCGTTTTGTTGGGCAGCTTGATCTGGGCTTCGGTGGTCGACCCCAATCGCCCTGACGCTGCGGTCACCGGGCCTGGAGCGCCTCCCTCTGTCACCACCTCGAGCAATCCAGCCAAGATTGAGCTTGCTGAGCATCTCACCGCTTCCGGTGCCGTCATGTACTCGGCCTACTGGTGCCCGCACTGCCATGAGCAAAAGGAGTTGTTCGGCCAAGAGGCCGCCGCCAAGCTCAAGGTCGTGGAGTGTGCCCCGGATGGTCAGAACAGTCAGACCAAGCTCTGCCAGCAAAAAGGCGTGGAAGGCTTCCCCACCTGGGAGATTGATGGAAAGCTCGATTCCGGTGTGAAGCCACTGGCCGATCTCGCCAAGCTTTCCAATTACCAGGGCCCAAGCATCGACTGA
- the rimO gene encoding 30S ribosomal protein S12 methylthiotransferase RimO, with protein MSKDPGTEAQTTRRPTVAFAHLGCEKNRVDTEHMLGLLAQAGYGVSSDENDASVVVVNTCSFIQDAREESVRTLVGLAEQGKELIIAGCLAQHFQEELLDSLPEAKAIVGTGDYQHIVEVLQRVEAGERVNRVSRTPTFVGDEHLPRYRTTGEAVAYLKVAEGCDYRCAFCIIPHLRGDQRSRPIESIVAEAHQLAAQGVQELILISQITTNYGLDLYGKPRLADLLRALGEVEIPWIRVHYAYPTGLTPEVLSAYREVPNVLPYLDLPLQHSHPDVLRAMNRPWQAEVNERLLDRIREQLPDAVLRTTLIVGFPGETEAQFEHLARFLESQRFDHVGVFTFSPEEGTPAAALPDRVPENLAIARKDRLMTLQQPISAAANASWVGRTVDVLIEQHNPSTGAMIGRCGRFAPEVDGEVLVQPGENGLQAGPGTMVPVKITGSDVYDLSGQMVGAAAMVAAARSTS; from the coding sequence ATGAGCAAAGATCCAGGCACTGAGGCTCAGACAACCCGTCGACCGACCGTTGCCTTTGCCCATCTTGGCTGCGAAAAAAACCGGGTCGACACGGAGCACATGCTTGGGCTCCTGGCCCAAGCGGGTTACGGCGTCAGCAGCGATGAAAACGACGCCAGCGTGGTGGTAGTGAACACCTGCAGTTTCATCCAGGACGCCCGTGAGGAATCGGTGCGCACCCTGGTGGGCCTGGCAGAACAGGGAAAAGAGCTGATCATCGCCGGCTGTCTGGCGCAGCATTTTCAGGAGGAACTGCTCGACTCCTTACCGGAAGCAAAAGCGATCGTGGGCACCGGCGATTACCAGCACATTGTTGAGGTGCTGCAGAGGGTGGAAGCCGGGGAGCGGGTGAACCGGGTCAGCCGGACCCCGACCTTCGTGGGTGATGAGCACCTGCCCCGATACCGAACCACCGGCGAGGCCGTGGCTTATCTGAAGGTTGCCGAGGGCTGCGACTACCGCTGCGCGTTCTGCATCATTCCCCATCTTCGAGGCGATCAACGCTCTAGGCCGATCGAATCCATCGTGGCCGAAGCCCATCAGCTCGCAGCCCAGGGTGTGCAGGAGTTGATCCTGATCAGCCAGATCACCACGAACTACGGACTGGACCTCTATGGAAAGCCCCGCCTAGCTGATCTGCTGCGTGCCCTTGGCGAGGTTGAGATCCCCTGGATCCGGGTGCATTACGCCTATCCAACCGGCCTAACCCCCGAGGTGCTCAGTGCTTACCGGGAGGTGCCCAACGTCTTGCCTTATCTGGATCTGCCCCTGCAGCACAGTCACCCCGATGTGCTGCGGGCCATGAACCGTCCTTGGCAGGCAGAGGTGAATGAACGACTGCTGGACCGCATCCGCGAACAGCTCCCCGACGCGGTGCTACGCACCACGCTGATCGTCGGCTTCCCAGGGGAGACCGAGGCCCAGTTCGAGCATCTGGCTCGCTTCCTGGAGAGCCAGCGCTTCGATCATGTGGGCGTGTTCACGTTCTCCCCCGAAGAGGGGACCCCGGCAGCCGCATTGCCTGACCGAGTCCCGGAGAACCTTGCCATCGCCCGCAAGGACAGGCTGATGACCCTTCAGCAACCGATCTCCGCCGCAGCGAATGCCTCTTGGGTGGGTCGCACAGTGGATGTGTTGATCGAGCAGCACAACCCCTCCACTGGCGCCATGATCGGACGGTGCGGACGCTTTGCGCCTGAGGTGGATGGCGAGGTGCTCGTCCAGCCAGGTGAGAACGGTCTGCAGGCCGGTCCTGGCACGATGGTGCCCGTCAAAATCACCGGCTCCGACGTCTATGACCTGAGCGGGCAGATGGTGGGAGCCGCGGCCATGGTGGCGGCCGCCCGCTCCACATCGTGA
- a CDS encoding MFS transporter — MTATRFSQARQRSIFLVASGMSTAGSFAGLTAKGWILMNGTENPMLLALHFAALSLPTLLVSGPAGVRTDRVGCETVLIQAQWALLAAGLLGALSIPLLEGTAQVGALLGSTLLVGIASAYELTARNKYCALLVDEPTQLAPYLTSFSVVFNVGKLVGPPIGGWLVALTGAATALSLDALTYLLPIASVIWLLRPNLEQEQRSGNQDQASLLHAWRDCGPTLRHVLRFTAVICLVGFFHPGLAPLIAADTIGPDPRDLGLFTSVLAAGSITGGLVLQRNSHRFCQRPCLTLGCFALITALAQLGMAKGETRGLVLMMAFLIGAGTAGLLSSTNLITQVGSKQVMRGRMAGLSQIAFLGGGGLSGILAAAITLTLGLKSAFAIAGGIGLALAVVEISQRGQTVLDETTKLRSV, encoded by the coding sequence GTGACCGCCACACGGTTCTCCCAGGCCAGACAGCGCAGCATTTTTCTTGTGGCGTCAGGAATGAGCACCGCAGGATCCTTCGCAGGGCTCACGGCGAAAGGCTGGATCCTGATGAACGGCACGGAAAATCCGATGCTGCTGGCCCTTCATTTCGCAGCCCTGTCCCTTCCCACCCTGCTGGTGAGTGGGCCGGCGGGCGTGAGGACCGACAGGGTCGGCTGCGAAACAGTGCTCATTCAGGCCCAGTGGGCACTGCTGGCCGCTGGACTGCTAGGCGCTTTGTCGATCCCGCTCCTAGAAGGCACTGCCCAGGTCGGCGCACTGCTGGGCAGCACGCTGCTGGTGGGAATCGCCAGCGCCTACGAGCTCACAGCACGCAACAAATACTGCGCACTGCTGGTGGATGAACCCACCCAGCTCGCCCCCTACCTCACCAGCTTTTCCGTGGTCTTCAACGTCGGAAAGCTCGTGGGTCCCCCAATTGGGGGATGGCTGGTGGCCCTCACGGGAGCAGCAACAGCCCTCAGCCTCGATGCCCTCACCTATCTGCTGCCCATTGCCAGCGTGATCTGGCTGCTCAGACCGAATCTCGAACAGGAACAGCGCAGTGGCAATCAAGACCAGGCGTCCCTGCTGCATGCCTGGCGCGACTGCGGGCCCACCCTGCGCCATGTGCTGCGCTTCACCGCGGTCATCTGCCTGGTGGGCTTCTTCCACCCCGGCCTGGCACCACTGATCGCCGCCGACACGATCGGACCTGATCCGAGGGATCTTGGCTTGTTCACCAGCGTGCTGGCCGCAGGGAGCATTACCGGCGGCCTAGTGCTGCAGAGAAATAGTCACCGCTTCTGTCAGCGTCCATGCCTGACCTTGGGTTGCTTCGCTCTGATCACGGCCTTGGCCCAGCTGGGAATGGCCAAGGGTGAGACGCGAGGCCTGGTGCTGATGATGGCCTTTCTGATCGGAGCCGGAACAGCCGGGCTTCTGAGCAGCACCAATTTGATCACCCAAGTTGGATCCAAACAGGTGATGCGAGGAAGGATGGCAGGTCTCAGTCAGATCGCCTTCCTTGGGGGCGGAGGACTGAGCGGAATCCTGGCCGCAGCCATCACACTCACCCTCGGACTCAAGAGCGCATTCGCCATTGCCGGAGGAATCGGCCTTGCGCTGGCCGTCGTTGAAATCAGCCAGCGCGGTCAAACCGTGCTGGACGAGACAACCAAGCTCAGATCAGTTTGA
- a CDS encoding B12-binding domain-containing radical SAM protein — MRTLFIYPQFPKTFWSYEKILELVNRKVLLPPLGLATVAALLPQDWEMKLVDRNVRELTEAEWNWAELVVISGMIVQKDDMQRQIAEAKRRGLLVAVGGPYASSTPDAPEIAEADFKVLDEGEITLPMFVEAIQRGDRSGRFSAEGDKPDVTSTPIPRFDLLELDAYDSMSVQFSRGCPFNCEFCDIIVLYGRKPRTKTPEQLIAELQRLYDLGWRRSIFLVDDNFIGNKRNAKLLLPEIRRWQEERGYPFSFATEASVDLADDEEMMQMMHDARFESVFLGIETPDEASLETARKVQNTRNPLDAAVDRITANGIRVMAGFIIGFDGEKDGAGRRIVDFVTRTGIPAAMMGMLQALPNTALWYRLEKEGRLIQEKAAAKGVNQTNLLNFKPTRPIRDIANEYVEAFCALYEPNAYMDRVYTYYLKMGAPRWKAAAKLPTWTDLRALSIVIWRQGIKRSTRTRFWRYMLGMARQNPALLEQFLVVLAHNEHFLEYRSIVQREIREQLESLPPEEPSNPRELQPA; from the coding sequence ATGCGCACCCTCTTCATCTATCCCCAGTTCCCCAAGACCTTCTGGAGCTACGAAAAAATCCTCGAGCTCGTCAACCGCAAGGTTCTGCTTCCACCCCTAGGACTGGCGACCGTTGCAGCCCTGCTTCCTCAGGACTGGGAGATGAAGTTGGTTGACCGCAATGTGCGGGAGCTCACCGAAGCGGAATGGAACTGGGCGGAATTGGTGGTGATTTCGGGAATGATCGTCCAGAAGGACGACATGCAGCGACAGATCGCCGAAGCGAAACGGAGAGGCCTCCTGGTTGCCGTTGGTGGCCCCTACGCCAGCTCCACCCCTGATGCACCGGAGATCGCCGAAGCGGATTTCAAGGTGCTGGACGAGGGTGAGATCACCCTGCCGATGTTCGTGGAAGCGATTCAACGCGGTGATCGGAGCGGTCGGTTCAGCGCGGAGGGTGACAAACCGGATGTGACCTCGACTCCGATTCCCCGATTCGACCTTCTGGAATTGGATGCCTACGACTCCATGAGCGTGCAGTTCTCCCGTGGCTGTCCGTTCAACTGCGAGTTCTGCGACATCATCGTGCTGTACGGCCGCAAGCCCCGCACCAAAACCCCCGAACAGCTGATCGCCGAGCTACAGCGGCTCTACGACCTGGGCTGGAGACGCTCCATCTTTCTGGTGGACGACAACTTCATCGGCAACAAACGGAACGCCAAGCTGTTGCTCCCTGAAATCAGGCGCTGGCAGGAGGAGCGGGGCTATCCGTTCAGTTTCGCCACCGAGGCCTCCGTCGATCTCGCCGACGACGAGGAGATGATGCAGATGATGCACGACGCCCGTTTTGAGAGCGTTTTTCTCGGGATCGAAACGCCTGACGAGGCGAGCCTGGAAACAGCCCGGAAGGTGCAGAACACGCGCAACCCTCTCGATGCCGCTGTCGACAGGATCACCGCCAACGGCATCCGGGTGATGGCGGGCTTCATCATCGGTTTCGATGGCGAAAAAGATGGAGCCGGTCGCAGGATCGTCGACTTTGTGACCCGCACTGGCATCCCGGCCGCAATGATGGGCATGTTGCAAGCTCTCCCCAACACGGCGCTCTGGTATCGCCTGGAGAAGGAAGGACGCCTCATTCAGGAGAAAGCCGCCGCCAAGGGGGTGAACCAGACGAATCTTCTGAACTTCAAACCAACCCGCCCGATCCGGGACATTGCGAACGAATACGTGGAGGCCTTCTGCGCTCTCTACGAACCCAATGCCTACATGGATCGGGTCTATACCTACTACCTCAAGATGGGGGCACCCCGTTGGAAGGCTGCTGCCAAGCTGCCCACCTGGACGGATCTCCGAGCGCTGTCGATCGTGATCTGGCGCCAGGGAATCAAGCGAAGCACCCGGACCCGTTTCTGGCGCTACATGCTCGGCATGGCCCGCCAGAACCCGGCCCTGCTGGAGCAGTTCCTCGTGGTGCTCGCGCACAACGAACATTTCCTGGAATATCGCTCCATCGTGCAGCGGGAGATTCGAGAACAGCTCGAATCACTGCCCCCCGAGGAACCCAGCAATCCGCGCGAACTTCAACCGGCCTGA
- a CDS encoding DUF4346 domain-containing protein: MAPPRDPVEGRALDDRLSQRFIALDPAGYFLIRVDAASAELVAEHYRNDVDDRGRATDPDTGEVLGCRGGGPRSPDRVYRGKTAKQLGIELSEGGEPLPISRLDHALYLGRELQKAEQCLLEGRPYVQD; the protein is encoded by the coding sequence GTGGCTCCTCCTCGAGATCCGGTTGAGGGCCGGGCACTCGATGATCGATTGTCCCAGCGTTTCATTGCCCTCGATCCGGCCGGGTATTTCTTGATCCGGGTGGATGCTGCCTCTGCAGAGCTGGTGGCTGAGCACTACCGAAATGATGTGGATGACCGAGGGCGTGCGACGGATCCCGACACCGGTGAGGTGCTGGGTTGTCGGGGCGGTGGACCCCGCTCCCCTGATCGCGTGTACCGCGGCAAGACGGCAAAACAGCTGGGAATCGAGCTCAGCGAGGGGGGTGAGCCCCTTCCTATCAGCCGGCTCGACCACGCCCTGTATTTAGGGCGTGAACTCCAGAAGGCCGAACAGTGCCTCCTGGAGGGGCGCCCCTACGTGCAGGACTGA
- a CDS encoding GNAT family N-acetyltransferase encodes MASLSARWHRSLREIPEAAWEQLVGSQASPFYRWSWLTALEESGSIVPEQGWQPLHLSLWRGADRLVAVAPLYLKGHSYGEFVFDQAFARLAADLGLRYYPKLLGMSPVSPVEGYRFHIDSAEDPAVLTALMFELIDDFARRNGILSCNFLYVDPAWRPLAEAAGCATWLNQQSLWSAEGQRDFNDYLRGFNANQRRNIKRERKAVREAGLEVTALRGETLTPGLLTRMHRFYEQHCARWGMWGSKYLEASFFDALAGEALRPHVVLFSAHRGDPQEPVAMSLCIQDQQQLWGRYWGSDEEIDCLHFEVCYYAPIAWALEQGLQHFDPGAGGSHKRRRGFVARPQHSLHRWYDEGMDRLIRTWLPKANGLMLEEIDAVNAELPFRAEAPQLRASAADL; translated from the coding sequence ATGGCATCCCTCTCCGCCCGGTGGCACCGCTCCCTTCGCGAGATTCCAGAGGCCGCCTGGGAGCAACTGGTCGGCTCGCAGGCCAGTCCCTTCTATCGCTGGTCGTGGCTCACGGCCCTGGAGGAGTCCGGGAGCATCGTGCCGGAGCAGGGATGGCAGCCCCTGCATCTCTCCCTCTGGCGTGGCGCAGACAGGCTGGTGGCTGTCGCGCCTCTCTATCTCAAGGGGCACAGCTATGGCGAGTTCGTCTTCGATCAGGCTTTCGCAAGGCTCGCCGCTGATTTGGGGCTTCGCTACTACCCCAAACTTCTGGGCATGAGTCCGGTCAGCCCTGTCGAGGGTTATCGCTTCCATATCGATTCTGCGGAGGATCCTGCGGTCTTGACCGCGCTGATGTTCGAGCTGATCGATGATTTTGCGCGACGAAACGGCATCCTCAGCTGCAATTTTCTCTATGTCGATCCCGCTTGGCGGCCCCTCGCCGAGGCGGCGGGCTGTGCGACTTGGCTGAATCAGCAGAGTCTCTGGTCAGCCGAGGGTCAGCGGGATTTCAACGATTACTTGAGGGGCTTCAATGCCAACCAGCGCCGCAATATCAAACGGGAACGCAAGGCCGTTCGCGAGGCGGGTCTTGAGGTGACCGCCCTCAGGGGTGAGACGCTGACCCCTGGGTTGTTGACACGCATGCATCGCTTCTACGAGCAGCATTGCGCTCGCTGGGGGATGTGGGGAAGCAAATATCTGGAGGCCTCCTTTTTTGATGCCCTTGCGGGCGAAGCCCTGCGCCCGCATGTGGTGCTGTTCAGTGCCCATCGGGGCGACCCCCAGGAGCCCGTGGCCATGTCGCTGTGTATTCAGGATCAGCAGCAGCTATGGGGCCGTTACTGGGGCAGTGACGAGGAGATCGACTGCCTGCATTTCGAGGTCTGCTACTACGCACCAATCGCCTGGGCTCTGGAGCAGGGGCTGCAGCACTTTGATCCCGGTGCCGGGGGCAGCCACAAACGCCGCCGCGGATTCGTCGCCAGGCCTCAGCACAGCCTTCACCGCTGGTACGACGAGGGCATGGATCGCTTGATCAGGACCTGGCTGCCCAAGGCCAATGGCCTCATGCTCGAGGAGATTGATGCGGTGAATGCTGAACTGCCCTTCCGGGCAGAAGCTCCTCAGTTGAGAGCGTCCGCGGCTGATTTGTAG